Proteins encoded within one genomic window of Bacillus thuringiensis:
- the argJ gene encoding bifunctional glutamate N-acetyltransferase/amino-acid acetyltransferase ArgJ gives MIKVASIIKVENGSIVTPKGFSAIGTAIGLKKEKKDLGAIVCDVPASCAAVYTTNQIQAAPLQVTKDSIAAEEKLQAIIVNSGNANACTGMKGLQDAYEMRALAAEHFGLKENCVAVASTGVIGVPLPMDIIRKGVVTLIPTKEESEARSFSEAILTTDLITKETCYEMIIDGKKVTIAGVAKGSGMIHPNMATMLSFITTDAHIEHDVLQTALSQITNHTFNQITVDGDTSTNDMVIVMASGLSETKPINMEHTDWEAFVFALQKVCEDLAKKIAQDGEGATKLIEVNVLGAKASEEAKKIAKQIIGSSLVKTAIHGEDPNWGRIISSIGQSEVAINPNTIDITLQSIVVLKNSEPQMFSEEEMKKKLQEHEIMIDVYLHLGEETGSAWGCDLSYEYVKINACYRT, from the coding sequence ATGATTAAAGTAGCGTCTATTATAAAAGTAGAAAATGGTTCGATTGTAACTCCGAAAGGTTTCTCGGCAATTGGTACTGCAATTGGTTTGAAAAAGGAGAAAAAGGATTTAGGAGCAATCGTTTGTGATGTACCGGCATCATGTGCTGCTGTTTATACAACTAATCAAATACAAGCAGCCCCCTTGCAAGTAACGAAAGATAGTATAGCGGCTGAGGAGAAATTACAAGCTATTATCGTCAATAGTGGAAATGCAAATGCTTGTACAGGAATGAAAGGATTACAAGATGCTTACGAGATGCGTGCATTAGCGGCGGAACATTTTGGATTGAAAGAAAATTGCGTTGCAGTAGCTTCGACTGGTGTAATTGGTGTTCCTTTACCGATGGATATAATTCGAAAGGGAGTTGTAACTCTTATACCGACGAAGGAAGAAAGTGAAGCGCGTTCTTTTTCTGAAGCGATTTTAACGACGGATCTTATAACGAAAGAAACTTGCTATGAAATGATTATTGATGGGAAAAAAGTGACGATTGCTGGTGTTGCTAAAGGTTCAGGGATGATTCATCCGAATATGGCAACGATGCTGAGCTTTATTACGACAGACGCTCATATAGAGCATGACGTATTGCAAACGGCATTATCCCAAATAACGAATCATACATTTAATCAAATTACGGTGGATGGAGATACTTCTACGAATGATATGGTCATCGTTATGGCAAGTGGATTATCAGAAACGAAACCAATCAATATGGAACATACAGACTGGGAAGCTTTCGTATTTGCTTTACAGAAGGTATGTGAAGATTTAGCAAAAAAAATTGCACAAGATGGTGAAGGTGCTACGAAGTTAATAGAAGTAAATGTGCTAGGCGCGAAAGCGAGTGAAGAGGCAAAGAAAATTGCAAAGCAAATAATTGGTTCAAGTCTTGTGAAAACCGCAATACACGGTGAAGACCCAAATTGGGGGCGAATTATTAGCAGTATTGGACAAAGTGAAGTAGCGATTAATCCAAATACAATTGATATTACTCTTCAATCTATCGTTGTGCTGAAAAATAGTGAACCTCAAATGTTTTCTGAAGAGGAAATGAAAAAGAAATTACAAGAACATGAAATTATGATTGATGTGTATTTACATTTAGGAGAAGAGACCGGATCAGCTTGGGGCTGTGACTTAAGCTATGAATATGTGAAAATAAACGCTTGTTATCGTACATAA
- the argC gene encoding N-acetyl-gamma-glutamyl-phosphate reductase, with translation MKVAIIGATGYGGIELIRLLEQHPYFSIASLHSFSQVGECITNVYPHLRNILVHTLQEINAEEIEKEAEIVFLATPAGVSAELTAKLLAVGLKVIDLSGDFRMKDPLIYEQWYKRAAAKEEVLSEAVYGLSEWKKSEIQNANLIANPGCFATASLLAILPLVRSGMIEEDSIIIDAKSGVSGAGKTPTTMTHFPELYDNLRIYKVNEHQHVPEIEQMLAEWDRETKPITFSTHLIPISRGIMVTLYAKVKREMEIEQLQKLYEETYEQSAFIRIRTQGEFPSPKEVRGSNYCDMGIAYDERTGRVTVVSVIDNMMKGAAGQAIQNANIVAGLEETTGLQHMPLYL, from the coding sequence ATGAAAGTCGCGATTATTGGAGCAACTGGGTATGGAGGTATTGAGTTAATTCGGTTATTAGAGCAACATCCATATTTTTCGATAGCATCTCTCCATTCTTTTTCACAAGTTGGCGAGTGTATAACAAATGTATATCCGCATCTTCGAAATATTCTTGTTCATACGTTACAAGAAATTAATGCGGAGGAAATAGAGAAGGAAGCAGAAATTGTATTTTTAGCAACTCCAGCAGGAGTATCAGCAGAGTTAACTGCAAAATTATTAGCAGTAGGTTTAAAAGTAATTGATCTATCTGGAGACTTTCGTATGAAAGATCCTTTGATATATGAACAGTGGTATAAAAGGGCAGCTGCAAAAGAAGAAGTTCTTAGTGAAGCTGTATATGGGTTAAGTGAATGGAAAAAGTCCGAGATTCAAAATGCAAATTTAATTGCAAACCCAGGATGTTTTGCTACAGCTTCATTATTAGCGATATTGCCGTTAGTACGTAGCGGCATGATTGAAGAAGATTCAATTATTATCGATGCAAAATCAGGAGTATCTGGAGCAGGCAAAACACCAACAACGATGACTCACTTTCCAGAGTTATACGATAACTTGCGTATTTATAAAGTAAATGAGCATCAACACGTTCCTGAGATTGAGCAAATGCTTGCAGAGTGGGATAGGGAAACGAAGCCAATCACGTTTAGTACACATTTAATACCGATATCACGAGGGATTATGGTTACACTGTATGCGAAAGTAAAACGAGAAATGGAAATAGAACAACTTCAAAAGTTATATGAAGAAACGTATGAACAATCGGCTTTTATTCGAATTCGCACGCAAGGAGAGTTTCCAAGTCCGAAAGAAGTGAGAGGCTCAAATTATTGTGATATGGGGATAGCTTACGATGAAAGAACAGGAAGAGTGACAGTCGTTTCTGTTATAGACAATATGATGAAAGGTGCGGCTGGGCAAGCGATTCAAAATGCAAATATAGTAGCGGGACTAGAAGAAACAACAGGTTTACAACATATGCCGCTTTATCTATAA
- a CDS encoding YqzH family protein, producing MNEKLIEKMIIKSFQQYQCNPMSNEDQEMLIKHIQTIIHSNTEIDVYEAVEDIVYDYVTGK from the coding sequence ATGAATGAAAAATTAATTGAGAAAATGATTATAAAAAGTTTTCAACAATACCAATGTAATCCTATGTCAAATGAGGATCAGGAAATGCTAATTAAACATATTCAAACGATAATTCATTCAAATACTGAAATTGATGTATACGAGGCAGTTGAGGATATCGTTTACGATTATGTGACTGGAAAATAA
- a CDS encoding SDR family oxidoreductase — MTGRLQNKVIVITGASSGIGEQVAMQVAEQGATPVLMARTEEKLKALADKIKETYNTPCYYYVLDVSEETEVQSVFSKVLQEVGRIDILVNNAGFGIFKTFEDASMDEVKDMFQVNVFGLVACTKAVLPYMVNRNEGHIINIASLAGKIATPKSSAYAATKHAVLGFTNSLRMELSSTNVFVTAINPGPIDTNFFEIADQSGTYVKNMGRYMLKPTYVAEQIVKSMKTKKREVNLPKWMGMGPKLYALFPGLFERVAGKSLSKK, encoded by the coding sequence ATGACGGGACGTTTACAAAATAAAGTAATCGTCATTACAGGTGCTTCTAGTGGAATTGGAGAGCAAGTTGCAATGCAAGTTGCAGAGCAAGGGGCGACTCCAGTATTAATGGCTAGAACAGAAGAGAAATTAAAAGCGTTAGCAGACAAAATTAAAGAAACTTATAATACGCCTTGCTATTATTATGTATTAGATGTAAGTGAAGAGACGGAGGTACAATCTGTTTTTTCAAAGGTATTACAAGAAGTGGGACGTATTGATATATTAGTAAACAATGCGGGATTTGGTATTTTTAAAACGTTTGAAGATGCATCGATGGATGAAGTGAAAGATATGTTCCAAGTAAATGTATTTGGATTAGTAGCTTGTACGAAAGCGGTACTACCTTATATGGTAAACAGAAACGAAGGACATATTATTAATATTGCTTCACTTGCTGGGAAAATTGCGACTCCAAAATCAAGCGCATATGCAGCGACGAAACATGCCGTATTAGGGTTTACGAATAGTTTACGCATGGAGTTGTCTAGTACGAATGTTTTCGTAACAGCTATTAATCCAGGTCCGATAGATACGAACTTTTTTGAAATAGCTGATCAATCCGGTACATATGTGAAAAATATGGGACGATACATGTTAAAACCAACATATGTAGCAGAACAAATTGTAAAATCAATGAAAACGAAAAAGCGTGAAGTAAACTTACCGAAGTGGATGGGCATGGGCCCGAAACTTTATGCTCTATTCCCAGGTTTATTTGAGCGTGTTGCAGGCAAATCATTAAGCAAAAAATAG
- a CDS encoding MBL fold metallo-hydrolase — MTAIHRMEIPVPFAVETVNVFLVEGETLTLIDTGTNTEEARNALESQLGALGYTIEDIETVVITHHHADHCGLLNIFSEKTNIIGHPWNEPWITQNPEFLKRYHEFFRETALQFGVPAAFLKDEALLTTRTLKYSCNRSLTHTVREGDRIDSLPGFTVIETPGHASTHISLYRESDGILIGGDALISHISSNPILEPPYEGQTERARPLLQYNQTLKRLSEMNISRILSGHGEDVLNVKQLIETRLQKQETRAFKVLDLLKEKPMTAFEVCVKLFPVLYKEQLPLTISETVGQLDFLAYNQQVMIDESSQQLIYYAK, encoded by the coding sequence ATGACGGCGATTCACCGAATGGAGATTCCTGTGCCATTTGCAGTTGAAACTGTGAATGTGTTTTTAGTTGAGGGGGAGACATTAACATTAATTGATACAGGGACGAATACAGAAGAGGCAAGAAATGCGTTAGAAAGTCAGTTAGGTGCATTAGGATATACGATAGAAGATATTGAAACAGTAGTCATTACGCATCATCATGCGGATCATTGTGGGCTTTTAAATATATTTTCTGAGAAAACAAACATTATTGGACACCCATGGAATGAGCCTTGGATTACGCAAAATCCAGAATTTTTAAAGCGGTATCATGAGTTTTTTAGAGAGACAGCTTTGCAATTTGGTGTTCCAGCAGCATTTTTGAAAGATGAGGCGTTATTAACGACAAGAACACTGAAATATTCTTGTAATAGATCGTTAACGCATACTGTGAGAGAGGGAGATCGTATTGATTCCTTACCTGGGTTTACAGTAATCGAAACACCAGGTCATGCTTCCACTCATATTTCATTATATAGAGAATCTGATGGAATATTAATTGGTGGGGATGCTCTCATTAGTCATATTTCCTCGAATCCAATATTAGAACCACCATATGAGGGACAAACAGAAAGGGCACGCCCGTTATTACAATATAATCAAACGTTAAAGCGTTTAAGTGAAATGAATATTTCGCGCATTTTATCAGGACATGGAGAAGATGTTCTAAATGTGAAACAACTTATTGAAACGAGATTACAAAAGCAAGAAACACGTGCATTTAAAGTGCTTGATTTATTAAAGGAAAAACCAATGACAGCATTTGAAGTATGTGTAAAACTATTTCCGGTATTATATAAGGAACAATTGCCACTTACTATTTCAGAAACGGTTGGACAATTAGACTTTTTAGCATATAATCAACAAGTGATGATTGATGAATCTTCGCAACAATTGATTTATTATGCAAAGTAG
- the proI gene encoding pyrroline-5-carboxylate reductase ProI — translation MSIQNISFLGAGSIAEAIIGGLLHANVVKGEQITVSNRSNETRLQELHKKYGVKGTHNKKELLTDTNILFLAMKPKDVAEAITPFKEYIHNNLLIISLLAGVSTHSIRKLLQKDVPIIRAMPNTSAAILKSATAISPSKHATAEHIQTAMALFETIGLVSVVEEEDMHAVTALSGSGPAYIYYVVEAMEEAAKEIGLKEDVAKSLILQTMIGAAEMLKASEKHPSILRKEITSPGGTTEAGIEVLQEHQFQQALISCITQATQRSHNLGKTLEQLTKEK, via the coding sequence ATGTCTATTCAAAACATTTCCTTTCTCGGTGCAGGTTCTATTGCCGAAGCTATTATTGGTGGCTTGTTACATGCAAATGTTGTGAAAGGCGAACAAATTACCGTAAGTAATCGTTCTAACGAGACAAGGTTACAGGAGCTACATAAAAAATACGGTGTCAAAGGTACACATAATAAAAAAGAACTACTTACTGATACAAATATTCTTTTTCTAGCGATGAAACCAAAGGATGTTGCAGAAGCGATTACCCCTTTTAAAGAATATATACATAATAACCTGCTTATTATTTCGTTATTAGCAGGTGTTTCTACTCACTCGATTAGAAAGCTACTTCAAAAAGACGTTCCGATTATTCGCGCCATGCCAAATACATCTGCAGCAATTTTAAAATCAGCTACCGCTATCTCGCCTTCAAAACATGCAACAGCGGAACATATTCAGACTGCCATGGCTTTATTTGAAACGATCGGTCTCGTCTCTGTTGTAGAGGAAGAAGATATGCATGCTGTCACTGCATTATCTGGAAGTGGACCTGCTTATATTTATTACGTAGTAGAAGCGATGGAAGAAGCCGCAAAAGAAATCGGTTTAAAAGAAGATGTTGCAAAGTCACTTATTCTTCAGACGATGATTGGTGCTGCTGAAATGCTAAAAGCAAGTGAAAAACATCCTTCTATTTTACGGAAGGAAATTACTTCTCCTGGTGGAACGACCGAAGCAGGCATTGAAGTATTACAAGAACACCAATTTCAACAAGCTCTTATTTCTTGTATTACACAGGCTACACAACGATCACATAATCTTGGGAAAACATTAGAACAACTAACAAAAGAAAAATAA
- the sdaAA gene encoding L-serine ammonia-lyase, iron-sulfur-dependent, subunit alpha: MFRNAAELVAQAKEQNVKIAEIMIQCEMETRNISREEVIAGMEKNLVVMEQAVERGIRGVKSPTGLTGGDAVKVQAYMKSGKGLSGDTILDAVSKAVATNEVNAAMGIICATPTAGSAGTVPGVLFALREKLQPTREEMIEFLFTAGAFGMVVANNACISGAAGGCQAEVGSASGMAAAAAVEMAGGTQDQAATAMAISLKNMLGLVCDPVAGLVEVPCVKRNAAGAANAMISADLALAGVTSTIPCDEVIEAMFRIGQTMPVALRETAEGGLAATPTGRRLQEEIFGKTNN, encoded by the coding sequence ATGTTTCGGAACGCAGCGGAACTAGTGGCGCAAGCTAAAGAACAAAATGTAAAAATCGCAGAAATTATGATTCAATGTGAAATGGAAACAAGAAATATTTCACGTGAAGAAGTAATTGCTGGTATGGAAAAGAACTTAGTCGTGATGGAGCAAGCAGTAGAACGTGGTATTCGCGGTGTGAAATCACCAACCGGTTTAACTGGCGGAGATGCTGTAAAAGTTCAAGCGTATATGAAGAGCGGAAAAGGCTTATCTGGAGATACGATTTTGGATGCAGTGAGTAAAGCTGTTGCAACAAATGAAGTAAACGCAGCGATGGGGATCATTTGTGCAACACCAACAGCAGGGTCTGCTGGAACAGTGCCAGGTGTATTATTTGCACTAAGAGAAAAATTGCAGCCTACACGTGAAGAAATGATTGAATTCTTATTTACAGCAGGAGCTTTCGGTATGGTTGTTGCGAATAACGCTTGTATTTCTGGTGCAGCGGGAGGATGCCAAGCTGAAGTTGGTTCAGCAAGTGGAATGGCAGCTGCAGCTGCAGTTGAGATGGCTGGTGGAACACAAGATCAAGCAGCTACAGCGATGGCAATTTCATTAAAGAACATGCTTGGTTTAGTATGCGATCCTGTTGCAGGACTTGTAGAAGTACCTTGTGTAAAACGTAATGCAGCAGGAGCTGCAAATGCGATGATTTCAGCTGATTTAGCATTAGCTGGTGTAACAAGTACCATTCCATGTGATGAAGTAATTGAGGCAATGTTTAGAATCGGACAAACGATGCCAGTAGCACTTCGTGAAACAGCTGAAGGTGGACTTGCAGCAACACCGACTGGTCGCCGTCTGCAAGAAGAGATTTTTGGGAAGACTAATAACTAA
- the sdaAB gene encoding L-serine ammonia-lyase, iron-sulfur-dependent subunit beta, which yields MKYRSVFDIIGPVMIGPSSSHTAGAARMGQVARQLFRHEPERVSISLYGSFAKTYRGHGTDVALIGGILGFETDDLRIPEALDIAKEREIEVEFIEEDANAPHPNTARIRLYKGEEEIEVVACSIGGGKIEVVELNGFDLQLSGTSPALLIVNNDRFGAIAAVASILAKHEINISTMSVSRKEKGRRALMVIETDELLANEVIEEIKAQQNICQVTIME from the coding sequence ATGAAGTATCGCTCAGTATTTGATATTATTGGTCCAGTTATGATTGGTCCATCAAGTTCACATACAGCAGGCGCAGCAAGAATGGGGCAAGTTGCTCGCCAGCTGTTTCGTCATGAACCAGAAAGAGTAAGCATTTCATTATATGGATCATTTGCAAAGACGTATCGAGGGCATGGTACGGATGTAGCGTTAATTGGTGGAATATTAGGATTTGAAACAGATGACTTACGTATTCCAGAAGCGCTAGATATAGCAAAAGAGCGCGAAATTGAAGTGGAATTCATTGAAGAGGATGCAAATGCACCTCACCCAAATACAGCGAGAATTCGTTTGTATAAAGGTGAAGAAGAAATTGAAGTTGTAGCTTGCTCAATTGGTGGCGGTAAAATTGAAGTTGTAGAATTAAACGGATTCGATCTTCAATTATCAGGCACGAGTCCAGCACTACTTATTGTAAATAACGATCGCTTCGGTGCTATTGCCGCAGTAGCTTCAATCCTTGCGAAACACGAGATTAACATTAGTACAATGAGTGTTTCTCGTAAAGAAAAAGGAAGAAGAGCGCTGATGGTTATCGAAACAGATGAATTATTAGCAAATGAAGTGATTGAAGAAATAAAAGCGCAACAAAATATTTGTCAAGTAACTATTATGGAATAA
- the rnz gene encoding ribonuclease Z, with protein sequence MEFVFLGTGAGVPSKGRNVSAIALQLLEERGQTWLFDCGEATQHQILHTSVRPRRIEKIFITHLHGDHIFGLPGLLGSRSFQGGTTPLTVYGPKGIKQFIEAALSVSTTHVKYPLEIVEIIEEGTVFEDNEFHVETKRLSHGIECFGYRIVEKDIRGALLVDKLLEMGVKPGPLFKRLKDGEVVELENGTILNGKDFIGPPQKGRIITILGDTRYCEASRELAQDADVLVHEATFAAEDEQQAYDYFHSTSKQAASIALQANAKRLILTHISSRYQGDTYKELLKEARELFSNAEIATDLKSFPVER encoded by the coding sequence GTGGAATTTGTATTTTTAGGAACTGGTGCAGGTGTTCCTTCGAAAGGAAGGAATGTTTCAGCAATTGCTTTGCAATTGTTAGAAGAACGAGGACAGACTTGGTTATTTGATTGTGGCGAGGCGACGCAACATCAAATATTACATACATCAGTACGTCCACGCCGCATTGAAAAAATATTTATTACGCATTTACATGGTGATCATATTTTTGGATTGCCTGGTTTATTAGGGAGCCGTTCGTTTCAAGGTGGGACGACCCCTTTAACAGTGTATGGACCAAAAGGAATTAAACAATTTATTGAAGCAGCATTATCAGTAAGTACAACACATGTGAAATATCCGCTTGAAATTGTTGAGATAATAGAAGAAGGTACTGTGTTTGAAGATAATGAATTTCATGTGGAAACAAAAAGATTGTCACACGGTATTGAATGTTTTGGGTATCGCATTGTAGAGAAAGATATACGAGGCGCTCTTTTAGTCGATAAATTGCTGGAGATGGGTGTGAAACCAGGTCCACTCTTTAAACGTTTAAAAGATGGAGAAGTGGTTGAATTGGAAAATGGTACGATACTAAACGGAAAAGACTTTATTGGTCCACCTCAAAAAGGAAGAATTATTACCATTTTAGGTGATACGAGATATTGTGAAGCGAGTAGAGAGCTGGCACAAGACGCTGACGTACTTGTTCATGAAGCAACTTTTGCGGCAGAAGATGAACAACAAGCGTATGATTATTTTCATTCTACATCTAAGCAAGCTGCAAGTATTGCACTTCAGGCAAATGCAAAACGATTAATATTGACTCATATTAGTTCTCGTTATCAAGGAGATACATATAAGGAGTTATTGAAAGAGGCAAGAGAGCTATTTTCTAATGCAGAAATAGCTACAGATTTGAAATCATTTCCAGTGGAAAGATAA
- a CDS encoding DUF3932 family protein, with product MKEAFRLQTDFSSSFDRWVSSFVSDHPAQLEWTTLKELIHEYTTTHTNDSLPTYISSAFTYYAQRVSTTNSSEIVIFENATIS from the coding sequence ATGAAAGAAGCATTTCGTTTACAAACTGATTTCTCATCTTCATTTGATCGCTGGGTAAGTTCTTTCGTGTCTGACCACCCAGCACAATTAGAATGGACGACTTTGAAAGAATTAATCCATGAATATACAACAACACATACAAATGATTCGTTACCAACATATATTTCTTCAGCTTTCACATATTACGCACAACGCGTTTCAACAACAAACAGTTCAGAAATTGTTATTTTTGAAAATGCTACAATCTCATAA
- the mgtA gene encoding magnesium-translocating P-type ATPase, with product MLNLQRQETKHSYDQDRMNTNNELLVEVATQDANKALQLLETTKDGLSKEEASRRLSLYGSNEIAHNKTSPWYIQFLLAFKNPFIFVLLALGALSFFTDDIQGTIVVSVMVMLSATIRFLQEFRSQKAADQLKAMVRTTASVFRIDGFVYETKKVTNLKQNYTTEIPIEELVPGDIISLSAGDIVPADVRILSAKDLFVNQSSLTGESLPVEKYEHCYHTENKHLLPKSTKKNYNPLDMENLCFMGTNIVSGSAKAVVISTSTDTYFGSLANKVIGKCVETSFDKGVNKVSWLLITFMLIMAPIVLLINGFTKGDWQEAFFFAIAIAVGLTPEMLPMIVTANLAKGAVNMSKQKVIVKQLNSIQNLGAMNILCTDKTGTLTEDKVVLVRHLDPNGNTCNRVLHFAYLNSFYQTGLKNLIDKAVMKHTEENQKFDPSVFQKLDEIPFDFARRRMSVIVKNNSGEHTMVCKGAVEEILSICNYTEVDGKVVSLTDDMRLHVKQLSETLNSEGMRVIAVAYKKDRRINDTEYAVKDETDMILAGYIGFLDPPKPSAATAIQALQKHGIQVKILTGDNEIVTKKVCKEVGLNIGEPVLGYEIDALPDKALAKLAEETTVFAKLNPMQKSRIIRVLQGNGHTVGYMGDGINDAVALREADVGICVDTATDIAKESSDIILLEKSLMILEAGILEGRTTFGNILKYIKMTASSNFGNVFSVLVASAFIPFLPMLAIHLLIQNLLYDISQLSIPWDKMDKEFLEKPRKWDTANLRNFIICIGPISSIFDMITYVVMWNVFGANTVSEQALFQSGWFVVGLLTQTLIVHMIRTQKIPFIQSTASVPVLLLTACIMAIGIYIPFSPLGAAVGLQALPLSYFPWLVGILLGYAFLTQLLKKVYIKKFHSWL from the coding sequence ATGTTAAATTTACAAAGACAAGAAACAAAACATTCATACGATCAAGATCGTATGAACACAAATAACGAATTATTAGTGGAAGTCGCAACACAAGATGCAAACAAAGCATTACAACTTTTAGAAACAACAAAAGACGGACTCTCTAAAGAAGAAGCGTCTCGTAGACTTTCTTTATATGGCTCTAATGAAATAGCTCATAATAAAACATCGCCATGGTACATTCAATTTCTACTAGCATTTAAAAATCCATTTATTTTTGTTTTATTAGCTCTCGGCGCACTCTCTTTTTTCACAGATGACATACAAGGAACCATTGTCGTATCTGTAATGGTAATGCTAAGTGCAACAATTCGCTTTTTACAAGAATTTCGTTCTCAAAAAGCTGCGGATCAGTTAAAGGCTATGGTTCGAACAACAGCGAGTGTCTTTAGAATAGATGGATTTGTATACGAAACAAAAAAAGTAACAAATTTAAAGCAAAATTATACAACAGAAATTCCAATTGAAGAACTTGTACCTGGGGATATTATTTCCCTTTCAGCCGGTGATATCGTTCCAGCTGATGTGCGTATTTTATCAGCTAAAGATTTATTTGTGAATCAGTCTTCTTTAACAGGGGAATCACTTCCTGTAGAAAAATACGAACACTGCTACCATACAGAAAATAAACATCTATTACCGAAAAGCACGAAAAAAAATTACAATCCACTCGATATGGAAAATCTTTGCTTCATGGGGACAAATATTGTAAGTGGTAGCGCAAAAGCTGTTGTCATCTCCACAAGTACCGATACGTATTTCGGCTCTTTAGCAAATAAAGTAATCGGTAAGTGCGTAGAAACAAGCTTTGATAAAGGGGTAAACAAAGTAAGCTGGCTATTAATTACATTCATGCTTATTATGGCACCTATCGTTCTTCTCATTAACGGATTCACAAAAGGCGATTGGCAAGAGGCTTTCTTCTTCGCTATCGCTATTGCTGTTGGTCTTACACCTGAAATGTTACCAATGATTGTAACTGCTAATTTAGCAAAAGGTGCCGTTAACATGTCTAAACAGAAAGTAATTGTAAAACAGCTGAATTCTATTCAAAACTTAGGTGCTATGAACATTCTTTGTACCGATAAAACAGGAACGTTAACAGAAGATAAAGTTGTACTTGTCCGGCACCTAGATCCTAACGGTAATACATGTAATCGTGTATTACACTTTGCCTATTTAAATAGCTTCTATCAAACAGGATTGAAAAATTTAATAGATAAAGCCGTTATGAAACATACAGAAGAAAACCAAAAATTTGATCCATCCGTTTTTCAAAAACTAGATGAAATTCCATTTGATTTTGCTCGTCGGCGTATGTCTGTCATTGTGAAAAACAACTCAGGTGAACATACAATGGTCTGTAAAGGGGCAGTAGAAGAAATTTTATCTATTTGCAACTACACTGAAGTAGATGGAAAAGTTGTTTCTCTTACCGATGACATGCGTTTACATGTAAAACAACTAAGTGAGACATTGAATAGTGAAGGTATGCGTGTTATTGCTGTAGCTTATAAAAAAGATAGAAGAATAAATGATACAGAGTACGCAGTAAAAGACGAAACTGATATGATTCTCGCTGGATATATTGGCTTTTTAGATCCCCCGAAACCATCTGCAGCTACTGCCATTCAAGCATTACAAAAACATGGTATACAAGTAAAAATTTTAACTGGCGATAACGAAATCGTGACAAAAAAAGTTTGTAAAGAAGTTGGATTAAATATTGGCGAGCCTGTCCTTGGTTACGAGATCGATGCTTTACCTGATAAAGCATTAGCAAAACTAGCCGAAGAAACAACTGTATTTGCTAAACTAAATCCAATGCAAAAATCTCGTATTATACGAGTATTACAAGGAAACGGACACACTGTAGGTTATATGGGAGATGGCATTAACGATGCCGTAGCGTTACGTGAAGCTGATGTTGGCATATGTGTTGATACTGCAACTGATATTGCAAAAGAGTCTTCCGATATTATTCTACTTGAAAAAAGTTTAATGATATTAGAAGCAGGTATTTTAGAAGGACGCACTACATTCGGAAATATTTTAAAATATATTAAGATGACAGCTAGCTCTAACTTCGGTAATGTGTTTAGCGTGTTAGTAGCAAGTGCTTTCATTCCTTTTTTACCGATGCTTGCCATTCATCTTTTAATTCAAAACTTACTTTATGATATTTCACAATTGTCTATTCCATGGGACAAAATGGATAAAGAGTTTTTAGAAAAACCAAGAAAATGGGATACTGCAAATTTACGGAACTTCATTATTTGCATCGGTCCCATTAGTTCCATATTTGACATGATCACCTATGTGGTCATGTGGAACGTCTTCGGTGCAAATACAGTTAGCGAACAAGCATTATTCCAATCAGGTTGGTTTGTCGTTGGATTACTAACACAAACTTTAATTGTTCACATGATAAGAACACAGAAGATTCCATTCATTCAAAGTACTGCATCAGTACCAGTTCTTTTGTTAACCGCTTGTATTATGGCAATTGGAATTTACATTCCATTCTCACCACTTGGAGCAGCTGTTGGATTACAAGCATTACCACTTAGCTATTTCCCTTGGTTAGTAGGAATACTATTAGGCTATGCTTTCTTAACACAGCTCCTAAAAAAAGTTTATATTAAAAAGTTTCATAGCTGGTTATAA